The following DNA comes from Vairimorpha necatrix chromosome 5, complete sequence.
ATGTTCCATGTACCAGTAGATTTTAtccattttttatgtaCCAATAAATGTCGGagatcatattttttatattaaaagttATTTTTTCACAATCAAATTATGTCAATTTGTTCGCAGACTAAACAActcttaataaattattatcaGAAATTATTTGTCCCCAAATTCAGAGTTTGTGTCTTAGGCCTAACTAATTCTGCTAAATCTTCTACAATATCTTCTGTATtcaatatttctaattatGACAAtactaaagaaataaataaagtagATTATAAAACTGATAATGTCATCTTCCACATATACGATATAAAAGGCGGAAGAAAACAGAGAAGATTCTGGGACTACTTCTATAAGAGATGTGATGTCTTGGTATACTGTGTAGACCTCAGTGCATCAGAAGAAGTCTGGGAAGAAAGTAAATTCgaattaaaacaattaatTCATAGAAATAGAAGGAATATGAAGAACATGCTAGTACTGGGCACTAAGAATGATAAAGGCCGGGCTATGGAAATAGGGGAGATGATCATGAAATTAGACCTTACATCTATATTTGAGGTAGAAATTGCCTGTTTTTCTATATCTACGAAAGATAATACGAATATTTCACTTGTAGAGCCTTGGCTTTTTGAGCAGTACAAAATTAAAGGCACACAGTCGGCATTTCAGttattctaaaataaattttgtatatttataatatctcTAACTGTTCTTATACAATCAATACATGtacatttatataatgaTCTTGAAATGTCTTAATTGTTTTCTCAAAATGACTCTTGTTCTTAGTTATATAATCAAATCTAATTTggttttataatatcttgttttttatcttaatACCCTTAATGgcatttctttataaaggCTCAATTATTGAATTCAAGGATGATTTAGAATATGACTACGTAAATATAAATGGAAAGAGAGTCGATAACACACATTATTACATTCCTCtagaatataaagaaattaagaCGTGGGATAATTACACTAAATTTGTACCTTCAGAAGATAATCTGCTTTTTATAGACTACATAAAGAAAGTCAAGTGCGATGATCAAATAGGAATCTTAAAATACAGAGAATTCGAAGGTCCTTTTtacaaagaagaaattgtaCTACAAGAAACCTGTAAATTAGAATATCCTTTCTTATTTTCGCAGTATTCTGATGGAGTCAGTGTCTATCTTAAACTTACAAATGTAAAGatagaatataatttaactAGTGACGGGTTTCTAAGGAAATATGAAGAcaatctttataaattgacTGACTCGACTACCTTTTTGATAGATGGCGAAAATGGAAGAATACACTTTTCTTATACAACAAAATCCACTTGTAAATACAAATTCAATATAACACAAAGTCAAGTGATAATATTCCCAGATTTACTAATTGATAAATACATGACACTAGAagataaaaagaagaatgAAGTAGTAGAAATGTACAATGAAATGATAAACAGTAAAGAATTAATTCTCTATAGAACATCAGAGAAAGGATTAGAATCAAAATATCAAGAAAAAAGTGCATACAAAATTCACGACACAATAATCTacaacataaaaaacaagaaacaaaaagtagatctagaaaaaatagatCTAAAAGAAGATCGACATTTGTTACGGGAAAATGACACAGAAACttgcaaaaatattagCGAAAAAATAGAACTGGGAGAAGACCTACAATTGGTACGGGAAAATGACACAGTAACTTACAAAAACATGAAATTACTGATAAATTTCTTGGATTTACCAAAAAATTGATCCCCTTGAAAgatgaaaattttgaaaaaaaatatcaaattttttgcaAATTATGAAATAAATCAAGCATTAGAAAATGACACTAGTAAATTCGTAGATCAAGTCAAGACATTTTGTACTTCTAAAGAATACAAACCAGACATATACACCAAATTAAAGGAATACAATTTGGTagaatttgaaatattacAGTTATTAAATTTGTGTCCTAAGCAGCTAATTGATTTATCTCTGGTtatagaagaaattgaagaaAGATACACAGAAGAGAAGCTTGAGGAGATTTTAGAATTAttcaaataaacaattatgaaaataaattgtatACTATTATTTGGCCTGTTGTAATTACAACGTGCTATaagattaaatatttttcatataaattttacgaTTTTCTTATGTCATCCTATTGTGCTGAATATTATGTGTTCTTTAGGTTAAATCATGATCTTAACTTTGAGTCTGTCTTTTTACGGACTTATTTATCTcatcataatattttaaattatctcTACCCTTTTAGTATGACGAAGGACACTGAAATAGAAGATATTTCAAATGAGGATATAACTAATATGGATGAAGTGGAGACAGTAATTTATACTCCTAATCTGGAAGATGAAGATCTAGAATGCAGTGACGAGGTCTATGACAGTCTTGATTATTATGACATGGACTGGCCTTCACAGACAGTGacaacatttaaaaataaatatgttttagtGGGCACAAATCCAGACAACGAGCCGGGAAAACTCAAAGTATTTGATCTTAATAAAATGGGACAAGAAGATTTTGAGGTCAATTCACTGACTGCCAGTGTCTCTTACAATAGAATAAGGactaatgaaaatataaattgtgTCTCTGATACCACGTTCGACATTTACAATGAGGATCTGAAATTATTAGAGTCTCTTTCTTATGACAATGTGGATTATGGACTGTGTTCTACTTCAGAATCTTCAATATTCTCTCACGATAAAGGAAATGTTTCTATTTTCACTGACAGAGTAACTGAAACAAGATTTGTTCACTCAGATTCTATAAATTCTCTAAATTTCCATAATTCTCTAATTTACTCTGCTTCTTCCGATAAATCGTCCAAGATCACAGATTTAAGATCTAAAGATGTCGTGtttcataaaattgaaaaggCAGAAATAAATGCAATAGACACAAATAAAGACAATCTTTTTGCCATGGGGGATGATCTCGGATCTATAAAAGTCATCGACATGAGAATGccaaaaaatgaaataggAATATTCTGGCATAAATCAAGTATCTCATCTTTAACTTGGAAAGATTCAGACATTTTCTTAAGCACAAGTGATGAACAATTGTGCATTTTTGACACTTCACTTGAGGACGAATGggaatatgaaaaatatcttctttttgTACACCAAGGACAAAGGTATTACAAAGATGTGTGTCTAGTAAATAATCTGGTAATTACTACGTCAGTGGATGGACTGTGCTTTTTTACTCCGATCTCATTTtcagaataaaaatatttttttttattttatgctatttcaaatttcttttatacttttaaatttcatgcaaaacaaacaaactgcttaaaacaaacaaactcaTGAATAAATGTCTCTTAGAcagtattaatttttttaagccCCTTCTAAATGACATTAGATTCCGAAAATACGTCGCCTCTTctcaaaaattttgattctatgattattaaaagtaCTGATTTCACACCTATGAGTTGTGGCTTTTTACCATACCAAAGGCCATTAGATCAACATTTAAATTATGGCATTGTTCATGTTGATAAAAGTTCGAATCCCAGTTCCCATGAAGTTGTCACTTGggtcaaaaatattttgaattgTGAAAAAACTGGTCATTGCGGAACACTCGACCCAAAAGTGAGTGGTGTCCTTACAATATGTTTAAATAGAGCCACAAGACTTACTAAAAGCCAACAGACACTTGGTAAAGAATATGTCTGTGTTATAGAATTTGAAGACAAACCAAGTAGAAAAGCTTTTAATAAAGCAGTAGAAAAACTTACTGGTCTTTTGTACCAAAGGCCGCCTTTAATGTGTGCAGTTAAACGAGATCTCAGATTgagaaatatttacaaaattgaaattatagaattttCAAAGAGTAAAAAACAAGCTCTTTTCAAAGTTTCTTGTGAAGCTGGAACTTATATTCGTACTTTGTGTGTTCACATTGGTCTTATGATGGGTTGCCCCGCTACTATGGCGGCTCTGCGTCGAATTAGAAGTGGGCTGACTGAAGAAAGTGAATGTTTTACTTTGCACGACTTAAAAGATGCgaaatatgtttttgatcgaaataatgaagaaatttatttaagacGAGTAATTCGACCATTAGAAGAAATTCTGGTAGAATATCCGaaaattattgtaaaaGATAGTTGCATAAATGCGCTTTGTTATGGAGCCAAACTATGCGTGAGTGGAATATTAAGATTAGATcctaatataaatataggGCAGACTATAGTTGTGGTTTCTGTCAAGGGTGAAGCAATTTGCCTTGCTGACACAATTGTAAGCAGTGCAGAAATATTAATGATGGATCATGGGTATGTTGCACAGACAAAACGAGTCATCATGGAGAAAGATCTGTACCTTAGAGGGTGGGGAACAAGAAAAGAATACGAACTTTTGTgcgaataaaaaaaattaaaaaattgaaataaaaaaacttagcttttaaaaaaaattaagctttaaaaatttttagttataaaaaaaatttagtttttaaCTTTGACTACTCTTAAAGCCACGCAAACAATCTTTaactaaaaatatgtcTAAACTATCCcgacaaaaaaataaagcatataaaattcaacatttcaaattaatttaaacttatttaattatctGTTTCTGTTTTGGGGGCAATATAAAATCTCATATGTCCcaaatcaaataaattaaaatcaaaaaacaCTGGTGTCTCTTCACCAAGATGTAATTTAATCTTAGAACATAATCCCGCAACTTTCCCAATtattacaatatatttcatagccatttcttttttaatttctgaCAAGACATTTATTTCTACTTCCTTGTCGTCGCCTTCTTCTAGCGTCATAGCCGCGGCAGTTGTGTCGCCTTTTTGTTTGAAAGTTATCATGTTTTTTCTTGCTTCAATTGTAATAAATTCGCCGAAAATACCAATAAGCTTAGGTAAGACCATAAATTGTTGAGCGTACATCGTCACTTCTGCCTGGAAATCAAAAGCAGGCATTTCAAAAACTTCATTGTCAAATGAATAAAGACTCAATTCCCAATTTAAAGTATATTGAGAAGATTTATAACAAATAGACAAGTTTTCTGGGTCGTCATTACAAGAAAGATGAAGACTAGAATCAGCAGGAAAacttaaatcttttaaaattgtaatCAAGCTTTTGACTTTTACACCAAGTGTAATGTCTCTGTCACACCTgtatttatcaaataaatttttacttaaaaaaatgtcaaCAAAGACTACATGTAAAGAATCCATGACTTGCATTTCTAGACCTTCAGCACGTGCTTTGATTTCTACGTGATCAACAACTTCAGAAATACTTTCTAAAgtttttcttaataaacCGATTTTACCACCAGGGAAAACAACTtgattttctatttttactGCTGCCTTTGTTTGGTCAGTACTTGTCAAATTATTATCTGTTTCCTCGTTCCCATCCGAGTCTTGTAAATTATTTCCATTTTCGTCGGTGtcatgatttttttttgtaattttctttgttATTACATTATTGTTCTTGTCACGACCTTTTTGCACTTGCGGGTGTGAAATTTCCAATTCGAACATTGAGGGGAATAAAAACTCGAATTTGAAAATTCTGAAAAAACAtgaatcaataaaaaaatcttgcATTTTCCATACCCTTTAAATGATTTGttctttaaaatgtttGTCGACGAAAAGTGgtaaatcaattttattaattttagaaaaaaaaacttacgtttttaatatatttgaagGGTTTCAGAGATATTGTATAGAAGCAAATATTTcattgaaatttattactACTGTATTTATTCCTAATAGAGAAGGCATTCCTCCTTTGTGTGGTCTTTATCTTACCCTGAGGGATATGAATGTTAACTCTTTGAATATTGTGTGTTCAGAAGATGTAGAAAATCTCATCAAAAAAGCGTTCTCGTTTTGTCCACCGAATTctttgaaaatattgtttattaGAGATTTTTATGATGATGAATTTATCACTGTAACTGACCAGTacattttacaaataaaaaaatttagaggcaaattcaaaatagaaaatattccGGAAAATATCccgaaaaaattttacaaagaaCTTGTTCTTGGTAAGAAAATAACTGTTGAGGGTCAAACTTATGAAGGGtctgattttttagaaccaagtattaattttaagaaaatttttattttatataacggtaaattaaaaattgaagaaGGCAGTAAAGTGCTGTGTTTAAGGATGTCTGACtataaaagattaaaaTCTGAAGATACTTGGTATGTTTGTGGGTCAGCTGGCATAGATTTTGTCTCacaatataatttactaAGAGGCCTTCGTGATATTTCAAAGGATTACCACCTGCCTAGGCTTTTAAAACaaagacaaaaaatacGACGAACACGACAAGTCAACAAAAAGTTAACGTACGACATTTTAGAACCTtgtagattttttaaatatttacaatcAACTGATTGTTTCACGTATAAAAAAGAGGCGCTTGGATTTGTTTTAAACAGAGGCGTACGAAATGTTCCTTTGGTAAATTATCAAGATtctgataattttttaacaacaGACGAGAATTTCGCTCTTATTCTCGGATCGGGCTGTGCTATTCCTTCAAAATACAGAAATGTCACTGGTATTTTcgtttttatagaaaacaAAGGTTTTTTACTGGACTGTGGGGAAGATACGGTCAATCAGCTTTTAAGACTTAAAGGTTCTCAATGTCTGCTTGATAGTCTTgatgttatatttattagtcATTCACACGGAGATCATAATCTAGGATTGATAAATTTGCTTGCCAAACTAAACCACAAAGTTATATTAATCGCTCCTCAGTGTATTATTGATTTTGTAAGTTCTTTTTGCGAAAATGTAGTCACATTCGCTACTAATAAAGCCAAAGAATTAGAATACGAACATGGCGTATCATCTTTTAACTTTCCTGATGATCTCGAAATAAATGTGTGTGGTTGTGTTCACAATTTAGACTCGTGTTCTgtttctataaaatataaaaatgtcaaGTTTTCATATTCTGGTGACACAAGACCATCTGAACTATTTGCATGTATGGCTTTTAACTCTGATCTGATGATTCACGAATCAACATTTGAAGACGATAACTTAGATAAAGCCTTAAAGACAAAGCATAGCACATTGGGAGAAGcgtattatattttcaagaAATCGCAATCTAAAGAACTTCTTCTTACACATTTTAGTCAAAGgtattctaaaaattttatggcGAATAATTTAGGAATACCTTGTCAtgatttttacaaatatagAATTGGTAAAAGCGAGTACAAAGACAAAGatataaatgaatatttaaagaatttacaataataaaatttgggcaatttttttttgaaattttttgtttttttacaacaaagaaagatatttaaaaaaaaattaaattgtttagttttatttgaGGTAAAGGCGTAGGCAGTATAGTggtataattaatataagataccctaatatttaaatttttaatttatagaaaaaaataaatttttttttagtttaaaataaataaacaaaacaagATTCccacaaaaattttattatattattgcGTAACAAAGTTATTGTTTGCAGAACTTTATACTTTTagaaaacttttaaaatttttttatttagataaatttgtttataaagataaattttatttgtttttattagtttttctttttttttcctaaatatttttttaagattctttttttctctaCTTTACTTATTTTGTAAGCTcttctttctttattaaattctttgactatcttcttcttctcttttttacttaacatttcttcttcattattatttttttcttcacTAATATTACTTTCTAAATCTTCTTCACTAATCGAATAAGAATCATCATCAGACATTTTCGAATccataaacatttttacaTCTTCGAAATTTGTAACATCATCTAGTTTTGATGGTATAAATgtgttttttgttatttcaaaattttttaagtattcAGGTATTTCTGTATCTGTAATTCTAGTAAAAAGatcattaatattttctactTCTACTCCTAACTTTGTAAAGAAGTTATTTACATTGGTTATATCAGTAATAAGAAATTCTTTCGCATTTATATGATCTCTCTCTACACTTTGTGATACATCTATAACATACACAATATTCTcgaaatataataaattccACTCACTTAAATCTGCGTGGATGAGATTACATTTATTGTACATATcgaatattatttgtatgACTTGGTTGTAAACTTCCACTGGATCTTCAAACGAAGCGTCTCTAAGGCGGGGAGCTGGAGATCCTATTAGATTCATAATCAAAACAttcctttttaaataaattggTATAGGAGACggaatattaaatttattcaatcTTTTAAGATTTCTCACTTCTTTTTCTGCCcacaattttattaattttctaCTATTTTTagtacaaaaatttttaaatcttttttcaCTTTCCAAATATCTTTCTCtatctttaaaattcatagcagaagttttataaatttttatagcGACTTTTACGATTTCTTCTGTTGGTTCATTTTtgtctaaaattttttcttcgaTGATTTTTTCGgtatttttgatttcttctttatttattatgacatttttatctttttttactttttttcttaattttcttttacttAAAGTAAGAGGTGAATTTTTGTCaatgaataaattttttatttcgttTTCtactttattaattttagtattttttataatttcttgcaattttttaggacagaaaatatttttattagtatttttttcatctaacaaatgaatattttttacatatttggAATAAATTTCTGTACTGGCGTATGCCAAATAAACATTGGCCTCTTTACCAGTAAAAATACTTCCTTGTaaatctataatttttttgcgTGCTACAAGTTTATTTAGAATTGagattgtttttttgtctAGTACTTTGTCTATTGTATTTCTATCagatttgtcttttttctgttttatTTCTTTGCACTTTGTCATGGGGGCAAAGaaagttttaatttgtcagttattaaaaatcatgataaattataaaaagaaaatcaatGTGTAATAGAGCTacgattttatttatttttttgtggaaatttattaataccGTTTTTAATTAGTATAATTGATAGTTTATTAATACCGTTATTAATTCAAattagtaaaatttattaataccgttattaatttaagttaaataattttttaatatcatcaTGTAACTAGTAAAATTAAGTTTgttataatgtttttaataaatagtaaaaatttttaaatatactgtttttttttacacaatTTATATGTTGtcataaacaaacaaatacttcgcaattttgtttaatacaaataaattttaatttgctACTAAAGTGAAGAATAAATgcttttttacatttaattttttttatttatcaaattatCTACCGTTGTCTTcaacatatttatttcttttaataaactcacattcttctttttttctatcccaatttcttctttaaacTCGTTTTCTTgcattttaatttcatctctcaaatttttcaatacaTTTTTACATGTCtctattattttatcaGATTCATTTTTCGGTAATGTTCTCGTTCTGAGCATTTCTATCtcaaatttttgtaatctTACTGTTGTTTcaagttttattatttctttttttagttttatttcGTTTTCGATTTTATAGTTCAGGtcttgtaaaattttttcattttcccAGTTTTCAGATGtttttttctctttttttgatgattttaaaagttcTTCGGTtagttttctttttatagatttattaGAAGTCTCTGATGATGTGCTAGATGtttcttgttttattaGTGCGTCAGTGAGATCTTGTTTTACTTGTTGTAGGtttgatttaatatttgGAACAGGGTCGATTATCTTTTTACGTGGGGTTACGATAGTACTGAATCTTTCTTTAAGAATGTTTactaattcttttttattaagttcagggttattattattatcaaattGTCTTATACCTAAATTTGTAGTATCTAATTGTCTTATACCTATATTGGTATTGTCTAATTTCGCAGtctcatttttatttataaccAGATTTGAATTATCTAAATTACTTGTCTCTAATTTTGTACTATCTAATTTACTTATATGCAATTTTGTATTATCAATATTATTCATACCTAAATTTGTTGTATCAATTTTACTAATACACGATTTTGTATTATCTAT
Coding sequences within:
- a CDS encoding ADP-ribosylation factor-like protein encodes the protein MSICSQTKQLLINYYQKLFVPKFRVCVLGLTNSAKSSTISSVFNISNYDNTKEINKVDYKTDNVIFHIYDIKGGRKQRRFWDYFYKRCDVLVYCVDLSASEEVWEESKFELKQLIHRNRRNMKNMLVLGTKNDKGRAMEIGEMIMKLDLTSIFEVEIACFSISTKDNTNISLVEPWLFEQYKIKGTQSAFQLF
- a CDS encoding proliferating cellular nuclear antigen 1 (PCNA); translation: MFELEISHPQVQKGRDKNNNVITKKITKKNHDTDENGNNLQDSDGNEETDNNLTSTDQTKAAVKIENQVVFPGGKIGLLRKTLESISEVVDHVEIKARAEGLEMQVMDSLHVVFVDIFLSKNLFDKYRCDRDITLGVKVKSLITILKDLSFPADSSLHLSCNDDPENLSICYKSSQYTLNWELSLYSFDNEVFEMPAFDFQAEVTMYAQQFMVLPKLIGIFGEFITIEARKNMITFKQKGDTTAAAMTLEEGDDKEVEINVLSEIKKEMAMKYIVIIGKVAGLCSKIKLHLGEETPVFFDFNLFDLGHMRFYIAPKTETDN
- a CDS encoding DNA-directed RNA polymerase III subunit (RPC9), with protein sequence MKILKKNIKFFANYEINQALENDTSKFVDQVKTFCTSKEYKPDIYTKLKEYNLVEFEILQLLNLCPKQLIDLSLVIEEIEERYTEEKLEEILELFK
- a CDS encoding serine/threonine-protein kinase (RIO1); this encodes MTKCKEIKQKKDKSDRNTIDKVLDKKTISILNKLVARKKIIDLQGSIFTGKEANVYLAYASTEIYSKYVKNIHLLDEKNTNKNIFCPKKLQEIIKNTKINKVENEIKNLFIDKNSPLTLSKRKLRKKVKKDKNVIINKEEIKNTEKIIEEKILDKNEPTEEIVKVAIKIYKTSAMNFKDRERYLESEKRFKNFCTKNSRKLIKLWAEKEVRNLKRLNKFNIPSPIPIYLKRNVLIMNLIGSPAPRLRDASFEDPVEVYNQVIQIIFDMYNKCNLIHADLSEWNLLYFENIVYVIDVSQSVERDHINAKEFLITDITNVNNFFTKLGVEVENINDLFTRITDTEIPEYLKNFEITKNTFIPSKLDDVTNFEDVKMFMDSKMSDDDSYSISEEDLESNISEEKNNNEEEMLSKKEKKKIVKEFNKERRAYKISKVEKKRILKKYLGKKKKN
- a CDS encoding H/ACA ribonucleoprotein complex subunit CBF5, translating into MTLDSENTSPLLKNFDSMIIKSTDFTPMSCGFLPYQRPLDQHLNYGIVHVDKSSNPSSHEVVTWVKNILNCEKTGHCGTLDPKVSGVLTICLNRATRLTKSQQTLGKEYVCVIEFEDKPSRKAFNKAVEKLTGLLYQRPPLMCAVKRDLRLRNIYKIEIIEFSKSKKQALFKVSCEAGTYIRTLCVHIGLMMGCPATMAALRRIRSGLTEESECFTLHDLKDAKYVFDRNNEEIYLRRVIRPLEEILVEYPKIIVKDSCINALCYGAKLCVSGILRLDPNINIGQTIVVVSVKGEAICLADTIVSSAEILMMDHGYVAQTKRVIMEKDLYLRGWGTRKEYELLCE
- a CDS encoding ribonuclease Z — its product is MICSLKCLSTKSGKSILLILEKKTYVFNIFEGFQRYCIEANISLKFITTVFIPNREGIPPLCGLYLTLRDMNVNSLNIVCSEDVENLIKKAFSFCPPNSLKILFIRDFYDDEFITVTDQYILQIKKFRGKFKIENIPENIPKKFYKELVLGKKITVEGQTYEGSDFLEPSINFKKIFILYNGKLKIEEGSKVLCLRMSDYKRLKSEDTWYVCGSAGIDFVSQYNLLRGLRDISKDYHLPRLLKQRQKIRRTRQVNKKLTYDILEPCRFFKYLQSTDCFTYKKEALGFVLNRGVRNVPLVNYQDSDNFLTTDENFALILGSGCAIPSKYRNVTGIFVFIENKGFLLDCGEDTVNQLLRLKGSQCLLDSLDVIFISHSHGDHNLGLINLLAKLNHKVILIAPQCIIDFVSSFCENVVTFATNKAKELEYEHGVSSFNFPDDLEINVCGCVHNLDSCSVSIKYKNVKFSYSGDTRPSELFACMAFNSDLMIHESTFEDDNLDKALKTKHSTLGEAYYIFKKSQSKELLLTHFSQRYSKNFMANNLGIPCHDFYKYRIGKSEYKDKDINEYLKNLQ
- a CDS encoding WD40 repeat domain-containing protein, yielding MTKDTEIEDISNEDITNMDEVETVIYTPNLEDEDLECSDEVYDSLDYYDMDWPSQTVTTFKNKYVLVGTNPDNEPGKLKVFDLNKMGQEDFEVNSLTASVSYNRIRTNENINCVSDTTFDIYNEDLKLLESLSYDNVDYGLCSTSESSIFSHDKGNVSIFTDRVTETRFVHSDSINSLNFHNSLIYSASSDKSSKITDLRSKDVVFHKIEKAEINAIDTNKDNLFAMGDDLGSIKVIDMRMPKNEIGIFWHKSSISSLTWKDSDIFLSTSDEQLCIFDTSLEDEWEYEKYLLFVHQGQRYYKDVCLVNNLVITTSVDGLCFFTPISFSE